A portion of the Coriobacteriia bacterium genome contains these proteins:
- a CDS encoding SAM-dependent methyltransferase — MDASSVNELKRAGLELRRDADGLILEGDGMRLRASFDDMKRRLLHGKLNGELLVRAARLKGIEEPTLVDATAGLGQDSLLLAAAGFSVTLIECNPVIAAMLVDAIERARRDPELADAAGRMRVIEGNSLKVLRDLSMPPDVVYLDPMFPGRSKSAAVKKKFQLLHRLEMPCEDEMALLEAARAAHPRKIVIKRPVKGPHLAGVKPDYTLRGKAVRYDCIVMARES, encoded by the coding sequence ATGGACGCGAGCAGTGTCAATGAATTGAAGCGGGCTGGACTCGAGTTGAGACGCGATGCGGATGGGCTCATTCTCGAGGGTGATGGCATGCGCCTGCGCGCGAGTTTCGACGATATGAAGCGGCGCCTGCTCCACGGCAAGCTCAACGGCGAGCTTCTCGTGCGTGCCGCACGCCTCAAGGGTATTGAGGAGCCGACGCTCGTAGACGCGACGGCCGGCCTCGGGCAGGACTCCCTGCTGCTCGCGGCTGCCGGCTTCTCCGTGACGCTGATCGAATGCAACCCGGTCATCGCCGCGATGCTCGTAGATGCCATCGAACGTGCGCGGCGTGACCCAGAGCTTGCGGATGCCGCCGGACGCATGCGGGTTATCGAAGGCAATAGCCTGAAGGTCCTGCGCGATCTTTCAATGCCGCCCGATGTCGTCTATCTTGATCCGATGTTTCCGGGGCGTAGCAAGAGCGCTGCGGTAAAGAAGAAGTTTCAGCTCCTGCATCGGCTCGAGATGCCCTGCGAGGATGAAATGGCGCTACTCGAGGCGGCGCGCGCAGCCCATCCGCGCAAGATTGTCATCAAGCGGCCGGTCAAGGGTCCGCATCTCGCGGGTGTCAAACCCGACTACACGTTACGGGGAAAGGCCGTGCGCTACGATTGCATCGTCATGGCGCGCGAGTCTTGA
- a CDS encoding histidine triad nucleotide-binding protein: MSNDCIFCKLVAGEIPSTKVYEDDYVYAFDDIEPEAPVHVLVVPKTHYHELNGEVPAEALGHIMAAIPKVAKIKGVDESGFRCIINVGPDSAQTVPHMHVHVIGGAKMGRATFEGSWREQA, encoded by the coding sequence ATGAGCAACGATTGCATTTTCTGCAAACTTGTCGCAGGAGAGATTCCGTCCACCAAGGTGTACGAAGACGATTACGTATACGCGTTCGACGATATCGAGCCTGAGGCTCCCGTCCATGTGCTCGTCGTCCCCAAGACACACTACCACGAGCTTAACGGCGAAGTGCCCGCAGAAGCCCTCGGTCATATCATGGCGGCAATTCCCAAGGTTGCCAAGATCAAAGGCGTTGACGAGTCGGGTTTCCGCTGCATCATCAACGTTGGCCCGGATTCCGCCCAGACGGTGCCGCATATGCATGTGCACGTCATCGGAGGTGCCAAGATGGGTCGTGCCACCTTCGAAGGCTCCTGGCGCGAACAAGCATAA
- a CDS encoding DUF997 domain-containing protein: MTYKEKLQQANREALAAVIGLVATIVVWALLGFGVAQTGIVVFSTPLWVITGCFGTFVFAVILSIIMAKFVMHDVGLEDDEGEGADNGR, translated from the coding sequence ATGACGTACAAGGAAAAGCTCCAACAAGCCAATAGGGAGGCGCTGGCGGCCGTCATTGGCCTCGTTGCGACTATCGTCGTGTGGGCGCTGCTCGGATTCGGAGTCGCGCAGACGGGCATAGTCGTCTTCTCCACGCCCCTCTGGGTCATCACCGGATGTTTCGGCACCTTCGTTTTTGCCGTCATCTTGTCAATCATCATGGCGAAGTTCGTCATGCATGACGTTGGCCTCGAAGACGATGAGGGAGAGGGGGCCGACAATGGAAGGTAA